From Scomber scombrus chromosome 21, fScoSco1.1, whole genome shotgun sequence, one genomic window encodes:
- the pnpo gene encoding pyridoxine-5'-phosphate oxidase, whose amino-acid sequence MRRILSNNLLSHICLFGRNLPSHASITFGLRSDFAQKFIRKATTDSTSMDLSDMRKKYKGDEECFEESQLVSLDPVKQFGNWFDDATKCSAVGEPNAMCISTATKDGRPSARMVLLKGYSNEGFRFFTNYESRKGNELENNPYACLVFYWEPLNRQIRIEGNVERIPYQTSCDYFHSRPKSSQIGAVVSRQSTAVPNRDYLRQKNAELEEKYKDTEVPMPDYWGGYIVKPNLIEFWQGQTNRLHDRIVFTKSKDGENELEEFQHAAEGGWVYQRLSP is encoded by the exons ATGAGGCGCATACTCAGTAACAATTTATTGAGCCATATCTGTTTATTTGGCAGAAATCTTCCGTCCCATGCCTCTATAACATTTGGCCTACGAAGCGATTTTGCACAAAAGTTCATCAGAAAAGCAACAACAGACTCAACCAGCATGGATCTGAGTGACATGAGGAAGAAATACAAAGGAGATGAAGAG TGCTTCGAGGAGAGTCAACTCGTGTCTCTGGATCCGGTCAAGCAGTTTGGAAACTGGTTCGATGACGCCACAAAGTGCTCCGCAGTAGGAGAGCCAAACGCCATGTGCATCTCCACCGCCACCAA agatgGACGTCCATCCGCCCGCATGGTCCTCCTCAAAGGTTACAGCAACGAAGGATTTAGATTCTTTACAAACTACGAGAGTCGGAAAGGGAACGAGCTG GAGAATAATCCTTATGCATGCTTGGTCTTCTACTGGGAGCCTCTGAACAGACAG ATTCGTATCGAGGGTAATGTGGAGCGGATCCCCTATCAGACCTCCTGTGATTACTTCCACTCTCGACCTAAGAGCAGCCAGATCGGGGCTGTCGTGAGCAGACAAAGCACTGCCGTCCCCAACAGAGAC tatttaaGGCAGAAAAATGCAGAACTAGAGGAGAAATACAAGGATACAGAAGTGCCTATGCCTGATTATTG GGGCGGCTACATCGTCAAGCCTAACCTGATCGAGTTCTGGCAGGGTCAGACCAACAGACTCCACGACCGCATCGTCTTCACCAAGTCGAAGGATGGAGAGAACGAGCTGGAGGAGTTTCAGCACGCTGCGGAGGGAGGCTGGGTTTACCAGAGACTGTCTCCATGA